Proteins encoded within one genomic window of Acidobacteriota bacterium:
- a CDS encoding GYD domain-containing protein — MPIYITLYNWTDQGIHNVKDAPARIRQTCQSAEAGGGRVLGVFLTMGQYDLVAISEVPDDETYAASLLAQGMMGNVRSTSLRAFSEEEFEGIVGRLP; from the coding sequence ATGCCGATCTACATCACGCTGTACAACTGGACGGACCAGGGCATTCACAACGTCAAGGACGCACCGGCGCGGATCAGGCAGACGTGCCAGAGCGCGGAGGCCGGGGGCGGCCGGGTCCTCGGCGTGTTCCTCACGATGGGCCAATACGACCTGGTCGCGATCTCGGAGGTCCCCGACGACGAGACCTACGCCGCCTCGCTGCTGGCGCAGGGGATGATGGGGAACGTGCGCTCGACCTCGCTCCGGGCCTTCTCCGAGGAGGAGTTCGAAGGCATCGTCGGCCGTCTCCCCTGA
- a CDS encoding winged helix-turn-helix transcriptional regulator: protein MDKKTERGYEVRAGIFKALAHPSRLFIVEQLAAGERCVCDLADMIGADVSTVSRHLSVLRNAGVLESDKRGLQVYYRLRFPCVLRFFDCVGEVLAQSAEEHRTLTGGGAKA, encoded by the coding sequence ATGGACAAGAAAACGGAGAGAGGATACGAGGTCCGTGCCGGGATCTTCAAGGCGCTGGCCCACCCGTCCCGCCTCTTCATCGTCGAGCAACTGGCGGCCGGGGAAAGGTGCGTGTGCGACCTCGCCGATATGATCGGGGCCGACGTCTCGACCGTCTCCCGCCACCTGTCCGTGCTCCGGAACGCCGGGGTCCTCGAGTCAGACAAGCGGGGACTGCAGGTCTACTACCGCCTCAGGTTTCCCTGCGTCCTGCGCTTTTTCGACTGCGTCGGGGAGGTCCTGGCGCAGAGCGCCGAGGAGCATCGGACGCTGACGGGCGGGGGGGCGAAAGCGTGA
- a CDS encoding thioredoxin family protein → MKIQILGTGCPKCRKLAENAEEAARQLGVEHEIEKVTEIDKIMAFGVMMTPALAIDGEVKAVGKIPSVEEIRKMLA, encoded by the coding sequence ATGAAGATCCAGATTCTGGGCACGGGCTGCCCGAAGTGCCGCAAGCTGGCGGAAAACGCCGAAGAAGCGGCCAGGCAGCTGGGGGTCGAGCACGAAATCGAAAAGGTGACCGAGATCGACAAGATCATGGCGTTCGGGGTGATGATGACGCCGGCGCTCGCCATCGACGGCGAGGTGAAAGCGGTCGGCAAGATCCCCTCGGTCGAGGAAATCAGGAAGATGCTGGCCTGA
- a CDS encoding metalloregulator ArsR/SmtB family transcription factor: MKESARFFKVLSDEARLAMIWLLFHHRELCVCDFMEVLGITQSKASRHLAALRNAGVATGRKEGLWSYYSLRPAGDPLVDAHMKLLKSSLARRPESRRLTKRLDAWLGSKQPGAPCGTAAQLARTSGRRR, from the coding sequence ATGAAGGAGTCCGCCAGATTTTTCAAGGTCCTTTCCGATGAGGCCAGGCTCGCGATGATCTGGCTCCTGTTTCACCACCGGGAGCTGTGCGTCTGCGACTTCATGGAGGTCCTCGGAATCACCCAGTCCAAGGCCTCCCGTCACCTGGCCGCCCTGCGTAACGCCGGTGTGGCGACCGGCCGCAAGGAAGGGCTGTGGTCCTACTACTCCCTGCGTCCGGCGGGGGACCCCCTCGTCGATGCGCATATGAAGCTCCTGAAGTCGAGCCTGGCCCGGCGCCCGGAGTCCCGACGACTCACCAAGCGCCTCGACGCCTGGCTCGGGTCCAAGCAGCCGGGGGCTCCCTGCGGGACCGCGGCGCAACTGGCCCGCACATCGGGCCGCCGCCGCTGA